A part of Drosophila bipectinata strain 14024-0381.07 chromosome 3L, DbipHiC1v2, whole genome shotgun sequence genomic DNA contains:
- the IleRS-m gene encoding isoleucine--tRNA ligase, mitochondrial produces the protein MLRILRFRPANRYYSVKIAQKDVKKYTDTINLPKTKFPNRLTAVKREEQERLILQKKIAVSYQYQQEHLSEKDKPTFILHDGPPYANGQLHMGHAVNKILKDITLRQRVAHGQQVNYVPGWDCHGLPIELKATSAAAGQNALEIRQKSRSFALEAIESQKKEFSSWGVLANWQKNDIYMTFQPEFIENQLHLFYKLYEKGLVYRDLKPVYWSPSSRTALAEAELEYDPKHISPSVYVRFPINPNGLDITEKDTRLYALVWTTTPWTLPSNQAICYNSSLEYVLVRLSEHNQDELYLIASALLEDFEANTQIECEVVQTLKSRSLGDLTYKHLIDKDLNDLPFYDASHVQDSKGTGLVHTAPAHGPDDFLVSLARKIPVKCLVNEEGVYTDDAPSFLVGKSVLEQGNPLVLEHITNNVVHSSTLEHSYPIDWRTKKPVIIRASEQWFINTEKLKSSAADALEKVEIYPRANAEASKKALLTQLQKRPYWCISRQRAWGVPIPVLYCRKTGKVVLNKVLIQHFCKELRKDGSMDFWWAKSLEELLPTEILKKLGYQANDLVKGSDILDIWFDSGSTWSAVLKKDKVADLYLEGYDQFTGWFQSSLLMSIAARDCAPYKALFVHGFTVDEKGYKMSKSLGNVISPKQITKKYGTDVLRWWVASHGTQHMSITVSEKLLQQAAENLSKVRATLRYLNGAIGEKQPSQENIQDSSFLNRYLLSQLVDFDAEITKLYNAYEYNRVVASIQNFLSNQVSAVYVHLIKDRLYCGDERELLAIRQTLTHCYEELCKSLWPIVPFMVEESWSYYDTSGAAFHQQSVAAKSQWQDQNANDVVNAALEVKKIINQQAGDVNSWHIDVVLKVGNAKQLKLLQELHPMGKPRSNSELCEILQVGSVTLLQTADQDLQVSVKALQAPLCPRCRRYSLENAEQGTCHRCSLVMTARN, from the exons ATGCTTCGTATTTTAAGATTTCGTCCGGCAAATCGCTATTATTCTGTGAAAATAGCCCAGAAAGATGTTAAAAAATACACAGATACCATTAATTTGCCAAAGACAAAGTTTCCCAACCGACTGACAGCTGTGAAACGTGAAGAACAGGAGCGACTTATTCTACAG AAGAAGATAGCCGTATCCTATCAGTACCAGCAGGAGCATTTAAGTGAAAAGGATAAACCCACATTCATACTTCACGATGGTCCTCCATACGCCAATGGACAACTCCACATGGGCCATGCCGTCAACAAAATCCTCAAGGACATCACACTGCGCCAACGAGTAGCCCATGGGCAGCAGGTCAATTATGTTCCAGGTTGGGATTGCCATGGATTACCCATCGAACTGAAGGCCACcagtgctgctgctggtcaGAATGCTTTGGAAATACGCCAGAAAT CCCGATCTTTTGCCCTAGAAGCCATTGAATCGCAGAAAAAGGAGTTTAGCAGTTGGGGAGTACTGGCAAATTGGCAAAAGAATGACATCTACATGACCTTTCAACCTGAGTTTATAGAAAACCAACTTCATTTGTTTTACAAACTCTACGAAAAGGGATTGGTTTACCGGGATTTGAAGCCGGTTTACTGGTCACCATCTTCCAG AACAGCCTTGGCAGAGGCCGAACTGGAGTATGATCCGAAACATATAAGCCCATCGGTCTATGTTCGTTTTCCAATAAACCCAAATGGTCTGGATATAACAGAAAAGGATACACGTCTCTACGCCCTGGTCTGGACCACAACTCCTTGGACTCTTCCTAGCAACCAAGCCATTTGCTACAACTCCTCCTTGGAGTACGTTTTGGTCCGCCTATCGGAACACAACCAAGATGAGTTATACCTAATAGCCTCCGCCCTTTTGGAGGACTTCGAGGCAAATACCCAAATCGAGTGCGAGGTAGTCCAGACCCTAAAAAGCAGATCTTTGGGAGATCTTACCTATAAACATCTAATAGACAAAGATCTGAATGATCTTCCCTTTTACGATGCCAGTCATGTACAGGATAGTAAGGGAACCGGCTTGGTGCACACTGCTCCGGCTCATGGTCCAGACGATTTCCTGGTCAGCCTTGCCCGGAAAATTCCCGTCAAATGCTTGGTGAACGAGGAGGGAGTATACACAGACGACGCTCCGAGTTTTCTGGTCGGAAAATCGGTCTTGGAACAAGGAAACCCTTTAGTCTTGGAGCACATCACCAATAATGTGGTTCACTCTTCCACTCTGGAGCATTCCTATCCCATAGACTGGCGCACCAAGAAGCCTGTGATAATTCGCGCCAGCGAGCAGTGGTTCATCAACACGGAGAAGCTAAAGTCCTCCGCTGCGGATGCCCTCGAAAAAGTAGAAATATATCCCCGGGCCAATGCTGAGGCCAGCAAAAAGGCGCTGCTCACCCAGCTCCAAAAGCGACCCTATTGGTGTATTTCCAGACAGAGGGCCTGGGGTGTTCCCATACCGGTTCTCTACTGCCGAAAGACTGGAAAGGTGGTCTTAAACAAGGTTCTAATACAGCATTTTTGTAAAGAGTTGCGCAAAGACGGCTCTATGGATTTCTGGTGGGCCAAGTCATTGGAGGAACTACTGCCAACAGAGATCTTAAAAAAACTGGGCTACCAAGCCAATGACTTAGTCAAGGGCAGTGATATATTGGACATCTGGTTTGATTCCGGCAGCACTTGGTCGGCTGTGCTGAAGAAGGATAAGGTGGCTGATCTTTATCTGGAGGGCTATGATCAATTCACAGGATGGTTTCAGTCATCCCTGCTGATGAGCATTGCTGCTAGGGATTGTGCTCCTTACAA AGCTCTCTTTGTCCATGGCTTTACGGTCGACGAGAAGGGTTACAAGATGTCCAAATCTCTGGGAAATGTGATTTCTCCAAAACAGATAACCAAAAAGTACGGAACCGATGTCCTACGTTGGTGGGTGGCTTCCCATGGCACCCAGCACATGTCGATTACGGTCAGCGAGAAGCTGCTTCAGCAAGCAGCCGAAAATCTGAGCAAGGTACGTGCCACCCTGCGGTATCTTAACGGAGCCATTGGAGAAAAGCAACCAAGCCAGGAGAATATTCAAGACTCCAGCTTCTTAAACAGATACTTGCTGAGTCAACTAGTTGACTTTGATGCGGAG ATAACTAAGCTATACAACGCCTATGAGTACAACCGCGTAGTGGCTTCCATTCAGAACTTCCTGTCCAACCAAGTGTCCGCCGTTTATGTCCATCTAATTAAAGATCGTCTCTATTGTGGGGATGAACGCGAACTCCTTGCCATCCGTCAGACCCTCACCCACTGCTACGAAGAGCTGTGTAAGAGTTTGTGGCCCATAGTTCCGTTTATGGTGGAGGAAAGTTGGAGCTACTACGACACTTCAGGAGCAGCTTTCCACCAACAAAGTGTTGCTGCCAAATCCCAATGGCAGGATCAAAACGCCAACGATGTGGTTAACGCCGCTTTGGAGGTCAAGAAGATCATAAACCAACAAGCTGGAGATGTCAATAGTTGGCACATCGATGTGGTTCTCAAAGTGGGAAACGCAAAGCAGTTGAAACTCCTCCAAGAACTCCATCCCATGGGAAAGCCTCGGTCCAACTCGGAGTTGTGTGAAATACTGCAAGTGGGATCCGTGACCCTCCTCCAAACCGCAGATCAGGACCTCCAGGTGTCCGTTAAGGCGCTCCAGGCACCTCTCTGTCCTCGTTGTCGTCGCTACAGTTTGGAAAACGCCGAGCAGGGGACCTGCCATCGCTGCTCCTTAGTAATGACCGCAAGGAACTAG
- the IntS9 gene encoding integrator complex subunit 9, with protein MRLYCLSGDLAKPCYIITFKGLKIMLDCGLTEQTVLNFLPLPFVQSQKWSNLPNYTLSRDHDPQMDGELKDCCGRVFVDSTPEFNLPMDKMLDFSEVDVILISNYLNMLALPYITENTGFKGKVYATEPTLQIGRFFLEELVDYIEVSPKACTARLWKEKLHLLPSPLSEAFRSKKWRTIFSLKDVQGSLSKVTIMGYDEKLDILGAFIATPVSSGYCLGSSNWVLSTAHEKICYVSGSSTLTTHPRPINQSALKHADVLIMTGLTQAPTVNPDTKLGELCMNVALTIRNNGSALIPCYPSGVVYDLFECLTQNLENAGLNNVPMFFISPVADSSLAYSNILAEWLSSAKQNKVYLPDDPFPHAFYLRNSKLKHYNHVFSEGFSKDFRQPCVVFCGHPSLRFGDAVHFIEMWGNNPNNCIIFTEPDFPYLQVLAPFQPLAMKGFYCPIDTSLNYQQANKLIKELKPNVLVIPEAYTKPHPSASNLFIEQPDKKIITFKCGEIIRLPLKRKLDRIYITSELAQKISPREVAAGVTFSTLTGVLQVKDKVHCIQPCAESTQDEATNGTSTSTAPTKEDVMKNIKYEYGSIDVEALMKRLTQDGFSNIKLDRTGGALTLNLVNEDTIIKFEDNETHIICGGKPTTRLKLRDTIMKCLQSF; from the exons ATGCGTTTG TACTGTCTCAGTGGGGATTTGGCCAAGCCATGCTACATCATCACTTTCAAGGGTCTGAAGATAATGCTGGACTGCGGCTTGACGGAGCAGACGGTGCTGAATTTCCTGCCCCTGCCCTTTGTCCAGTCCCAGAAGTGGTCCAACCTTCCCAATTACACCCTCAGTCGTGACCATGATCCCCAGATGGATGGCGAACTCAAGGATTGTTGCGGGAGAGTATTTGTGGATTCTACGCCAGAATTCAACCTCCCCATGGACAAAATGCTGGACTTTAGCGAAGTGGATGTGATACTTATCTCGAACTATCTAAATATGCTGGCACTACCGTACATCACGGAGAACACGGGGTTCAAGGGCAAAGTTTACGCCACGGAGCCCACCCTGCAGATTGGGAGGTTCTTCCTGGAGGAGCTGGTAGATTATATAGAGGTCTCACCGAAGGCTTGTACGGCTCGTCTCTGGAAAGAGAAACTCCACCTCCTGCCAAGTCCGTTAAGCGAAGCATTCCGATCTAAAAAGTGGCGTACCATCTTCAGTCTGAAGGATGTCCAGGGCAGTCTCTCCAAGGTCACGATAATGGGCTACGACGAGAAGCTGGACATCCTGGGCGCCTTCATAGCTACTCCTGTCAGCTCTGGCTACTGTCTGGGATCCAGTAACTGGGTTTTGAGCACGGCGCATGAAAAGATCTGCTATGTGAGCGGCTCCTCCACCCTGACCACGCATCCTCGGCCCATCAATCAGTCGGCACTGAAGCATGCGGATGTCCTTATTATGACCGGACTGACCCAGGCACCCACTGTAAATCCCGACACCAAACTTGGCGAACTCTGCATGAACGTGGCTCTGACGATTCGGAATAATGGATCCGCTTTGATACCCTGTTATCCCTCTGGAGTGGTCTACGATCTCTTCGAGTGCCTGACGCAGAACTTGGAGAATGCAGGACTCAACAACGTGCCCATGTTCTTTATTTCCCCCGTGGCAGACAGCTCCCTGGCCTACTCGAACATTTTGGCGGAGTGGCTCAGTTCAGCCAAGCAGAACAAGGTCTATCTTCCAGACGATCCCTTCCCCCATGCCTTCTACCTGAGGAATTCAAAGCTAAAGCACTACAATCATGTCTTTTCCGAAGGCTTCAGCAAGGACTTCCGGCAG CCCTGTGTGGTTTTCTGTGGCCATCCCAGTCTGCGCTTCGGCGATGCCGTTCATTTCATCGAAATGTGGGGCAACAATCCCAACAACTGCATTATCTTTACAGAGCCCGACTTTCCGTATTTGCAAGTATTAGCACCGTTCCAGCCGCTGGCCATGAAGGGCTTCTATTGCCCCATCGACACCTCCCTAAACTATCAGCAGGCCAACAAGCTGATCAAGGAGCTTAAGCCGAACGTCCTGGTCATACCGGAGGCCTACACCAAGCCACACCCCTCGGCCTCGAATTTGTTCATCGAACAGCCAGACAAAAAGATAATAACCTTCAAGTGCGGCGAGATAATACGACTGCCACTGAAAAGAAAGCTGGATCGGATATACATCACCTCGGAATTGGCTCAAAAAATCTCTCCTCGCGAAGTGGCCGCTGGTGTGACCTTCTCCACGCTGACGGGAGTCCTTCAAGTCAAAGACAAAGTGCACTGCATCCAACCATGTGCGGAAAGCACGCAGGACGAAGCGACGAAcggcaccagcaccagcacggCTCCAACCAAGGAGGATGTGATGAAAAATATCAAGTACGAGTACGGCAGTATTGATGTGGAAGCTTTGATGAAGCGACTAACGCAGGATGGATTCTCCAATATCAAGCTGGATCGAACGGGTGGAGCTCTAACGCTCAACCTGGTAAACGAGGACACTATTATCAAATTCGAGGATAACGAAACTCACATAATATGCGGCGGAAAGCCCACAACACGCCTCAAACTGAGAGACACCATTATGAAATGCTTACagagtttttaa
- the LOC108128358 gene encoding MRN complex-interacting protein: MSGQVCVLQCNQCKMYQGSLVRKAKKWDCKICGQKQDLITEIFRGSGPECRAKVQHLNLERGKREEQRKNTLVHTAQVHSNRIQDEETSETKNVPQEKKTNKWASYVDEPLETKPRGSTFTQNIHQDEHMDLDNGLSMSFDKSQRKTSRSLKRSAESEPLVVKRSSKWDSFL, encoded by the exons ATGTCAGGACAAGTTTGCGTTTTACAATGCAACCAATGCAAAATGTACCAg GGAAGCTTGGTCAGGAAGGCAAAGAAATGGGATTGTAAAATTTGTGGACAAAAACAAGATCTTATTACGGAGATCTTTCGAGGATCGGGGCCAGAATGCCGGGCCAAGGTGCAGCATCTGAATTTAGAACGCGGAAAACGAGAGGAACAGCGAAAAAACACTTTAGTTCACACAGCCCAAGTCCATTCCAATCGAATCCAAGATGAGGAGACTTCTGAAACGAAAAACGTTCCCCAGGAAAAGAAAACCAACAAATGGGCTAGCTATGTAGATGAACCTTTGGAGACTAAACCGAGAGGTTCTACATTCACCCAAAACATTCACCAAGATGAGCACATGGATCTGGACAATGGACTTTCCATGAGCTTTGACAAATCCCAAAGGAAAACCTCCCGATCCTTGAAACGCTCGGCGGAAAGCGAACCCCTTGTGGTCAAAAGAAGCTCCAAATGGGATAGTTTTCTATGA
- the Zn72D gene encoding zinc finger RNA-binding protein isoform X1, with translation MANNNYAGFNYGGTQYNTGQVSYPAVTNATYANAAAYQNAAVAAGQGGYAAAGAGGAGSGGAGGASYGGYGDYRNPMQSYDATKTFYQQSPASYNAPGSAAAVSKTHYSAPPVKNPVKNKMDKSNGAQKPPNAPPPGGNNYSGYDSAIYNAASMYVAQQHQGGPGPKPNGGGNNWYQRKMGPAIPGAPAIRGMRPKAPPRPQQLHYCEVCKISCAGPQTYREHLEGQKHKKREASLKMSASATSTTQNRGNNYHCELCDVTCTGTDAYAAHVRGAKHQKVVKLHQKLGKPIPSDEPKKLGKINFVPAAGGAAGSSGAAAKADGAANESDAAGDLDDGLDDSLGENPDNIKPVGGEYIEEVKDDEGKILSFNCKLCDCKFNDPNAKEMHMKGRRHRLQYKRKVQPDLVVDFKPTPRQRRLAEARAQRALMSSHRGGDDHEGGGNYWDEQRNRQYNEEYDYNNWMSRSFGGAQRFGRMGNGPPPHFGMMPGGNVRRPESTDDRHAIARHAEIYPKEEELQTIQRIVSHTERALKLVSDALAEQPSEAGQAAKKEKTDKPSEKDGRDNQIFSFHKDADNGGNVVRILKGVMRVGYLAKGLLLHGDNAVELVVLCAEKPTAGLLQRVANVLPDKLKEVAGDVPVNYRVEVNTDDAAVIVLDEAVSVKITLTSPLLRDANSDGSVKEEGDDAEFLPREPCLRALADLRHAKWFQARATGLQSCVMVIRILRDLCQRVASWQSLPQWSLELLVEKVISSAGFPISPGDCMRRIMEALSSGFLINGPGLLDPCEKDPTDALVNLTKQEREDLTVSAQLFLRYIAFRQIYKVLGMEQLPAMKFPMRPWRINRKRRRSSGKAGAPGGESESADIDETGSDEKVAKKEGGNSA, from the exons ATGGCCAACAACAACTACGCCGGGTTTAACTACGGCGGCACTCAGTACAACACGGGCCAGGTCTCGTACCCGGCTGTAACCAACGCCACATACGCGAATGCTGCTGCTTACCAAAATGCTGCTGTAGCTGCCGGCCAGGGTGGCTATGCAGCGGCCGGTGCCGGGGGCGCTGGCTCCGGTGGTGCGGGTGGTGCCTCCTACGGTGGCTATGGCGACTATCGCAATCCCATGCAGTCGTACGACGCAACCAAGACATTCTACCAACAGTCGCCGGCCAGCTACAACGCTCCGGGCTCGGCAGCCGCAGTCAGCAAAACCCACTACTCAGCCCCGCCGGTGAAGAATCCCGTCAAGAACAAGATGGACAAGTCCAACGGCGCCCAGAAGCCACCAAATGCCCCACCTCCGGGGGGCAATAACTACAGCGGCTATGATTCGGCTATTTATAATGCAGCCAGTATGTATGTGGCTCAACAGCATCAGGGTGGACCGGGACCGAAGCCGAATGGCGGTGGCAACAATTGGTATCAGCGCAAGATGGGACCTGCTATTCCAGGAGCTCCGGCTATACGAGGCATGCGCCCCAAGGCCCCGCCACGCCCCCAGCAGTTGCATTACTGCGAAGTGTGCAAGATTTCGTGCGCCGGTCCGCAAACATACCGCGAACATCTCGAGGGACAGAAGCACAAGAAACGCGAAGCCTCGCTGAAGATGTCGGCCAGTGCCACCAGTACCACTCAGAATCGAGGCAACAACTACCATTGCGAGCTGTGCGATGTGACTTGCACCGGAACGGATGCCTATGCCGCCCATGTGCGCGGTGCCAAGCACCAGAAGGTGGTGAAACTGCATCAGAAGCTGGGAAAACCGATTCCCTCCGATGAGCCAAAGAAACTGGGAAAGATCAATTTCGTACCAGCCGCGGGCGGAGCTGCAGGATCGTCGGGAGCTGCTGCCAAAGCTGATGGGGCGGCTAACGAAAGTGATGCAGCTGGAGATCTCGATGATGGTCTGGACGATTCGCTGGGCGAGAACCCGGACAACATAAAGCCAGTCGGCGGCGAATACATTGAGGAGGTCAAGGACGATGAGGGTAAGATCCTGAGCTTCAACTGCAAGCTCTGCGACTGCAAGTTCAACGACCCAAATGCCAAAGAGATGCACATGAAGGGACGTCGCCATCGCTTGCAGTACAAGCGCAAAGTACAGCCCGATTTGGTGGTTGATTTCAAGCCTACTCCTCGCCAGCGTCGTCTGGCCGAGGCCCGGGCCCAGCGTGCTCTCATGTCCTCCCATCGGGGCGGGGATGACCACGAGGGTGGCGGCAACTACTGGGACGAGCAGCGCAATCGCCAGTACAACGAGGAATATGACTACAATAATTGGATGTCGCGCAGCTTTGGAG GTGCCCAGCGCTTTGGTCGCATGGGTAATGGTCCGCCGCCGCACTTTGGCATGATGCCCGGCGGAAATGTACGTCGTCCGGAGAGCACCGACGACCGTCACGCCATTGCCCGTCATGCCGAAATCTATCCCAAGGAGGAGGAACTGCAGACAATCCAACGTATCGTTTCGCACACTGAACGTGCCCTCAAGCTGGTTTCGGATGCTTTGGCCGAGCAACCGAGCGAGGCCGGCCAGGCTGCTAAGAAGGAGAAGACCGACAAGCCGTCGGAGAAGGATGGACGCGACAACCAGATATTCTCGTTCCACAAGGACGCCGATAATGGCGGCAATGTGGTGCGCATCTTGAAGGGCGTGATGCGGGTGGGCTACTTGGCCAAGGGCCTGCTACTGCACGGCGACAATGCCGTGGAGCTGGTGGTATTGTGTGCCGAGAAGCCGACGGCTGGTTTGCTGCAGCGCGTCGCCAATGTGTTGCCCGACAAGCTGAAGGAGGTGGCAG GCGACGTTCCGGTCAACTATCGTGTCGAGGTTAACACCGACGATGCCGCCGTTATCGTCCTGGATGAGGCTGTTTCGGTGAAGATTACGCTCACCTCTCCATTGCTGCGCGATGCTAACTCTGATGGTTCCGTCAAGGAAGAGGGCGACGATGCCGAGTTCTTGCCACGAGAGCCGTGTCTTCGG GCTTTGGCTGACCTGCGTCATGCCAAATGGTTCCAGGCACGCGCCACTGGCCTGCAGTCTTGCGTCATGGTGATTCGCATTCTCCGGGACCTGTGCCAGCGCGTCGCATCCTGGCAGTCGTTACCCCAGTGGTCGCTGGAGTTGCTGGTGGAGAAGGTCATCTCCTCAGCTGGATTTCCCATCTCGCCCGGCGACTGCATGCGCCGCATCATGGAGGCTTTGTCCTCGGGCTTCTTGATCAACGGGCCCGGCTTGCTCGATCCCTGTGAAAAGGACCCCACAGACGCTCTGGTTAATCTGACCAAGCAGGAGCGCGAGGATCTCACTGTTTCGGCCCAGCTGTTCTTGCGCTACATCGCCTTCCGCCAAATTTACAAAGTCCTCGGCATGGAGCAACTGCCGGCCATGAAGTTTCCCATGCGTCCGTGGCGCATCAATCGTAAGAGGCGCAGGTCCTCCGGCAAGGCTGGTGCCCCCGGCGGCGAGTCCGAGTCGGCGGATATCGACGAAACCGGTTCCGATGAGAAGGTGGCCAAGAAGGAGGGCGGAAACTCGGCTTAG
- the Zn72D gene encoding zinc finger RNA-binding protein isoform X2 encodes MANNNYAGFNYGGTQYNTGQVSYPAVTNATYANAAAYQNAAVAAGQGGYAAAGAGGAGSGGAGGASYGGYGDYRNPMQSYDATKTFYQQSPASYNAPGSAAAVSKTHYSAPPVKNPVKNKMDKSNGAQKPPNAPPPGGNNYSGYDSAIYNAASMYVAQQHQGGPGPKPNGGGNNWYQRKMGPAIPGAPAIRGMRPKAPPRPQQLHYCEVCKISCAGPQTYREHLEGQKHKKREASLKMSASATSTTQNRGNNYHCELCDVTCTGTDAYAAHVRGAKHQKVVKLHQKLGKPIPSDEPKKLGKINFVPAAGGAAGSSGAAAKADGAANESDAAGDLDDGLDDSLGENPDNIKPVGGEYIEEVKDDEGKILSFNCKLCDCKFNDPNAKEMHMKGRRHRLQYKRKVQPDLVVDFKPTPRQRRLAEARAQRALMSSHRGGDDHEGGGNYWDEQRNRQYNEEYDYNNWMSRSFGGAQRFGRMGNGPPPHFGMMPGGNVRRPESTDDRHAIARHAEIYPKEEELQTIQRIVSHTERALKLVSDALAEQPSEAGQAAKKEKTDKPSEKDGRDNQIFSFHKDADNGGNVVRILKGVMRVGYLAKGLLLHGDNAVELVVLCAEKPTAGLLQRVANVLPDKLKEVAASLSAG; translated from the exons ATGGCCAACAACAACTACGCCGGGTTTAACTACGGCGGCACTCAGTACAACACGGGCCAGGTCTCGTACCCGGCTGTAACCAACGCCACATACGCGAATGCTGCTGCTTACCAAAATGCTGCTGTAGCTGCCGGCCAGGGTGGCTATGCAGCGGCCGGTGCCGGGGGCGCTGGCTCCGGTGGTGCGGGTGGTGCCTCCTACGGTGGCTATGGCGACTATCGCAATCCCATGCAGTCGTACGACGCAACCAAGACATTCTACCAACAGTCGCCGGCCAGCTACAACGCTCCGGGCTCGGCAGCCGCAGTCAGCAAAACCCACTACTCAGCCCCGCCGGTGAAGAATCCCGTCAAGAACAAGATGGACAAGTCCAACGGCGCCCAGAAGCCACCAAATGCCCCACCTCCGGGGGGCAATAACTACAGCGGCTATGATTCGGCTATTTATAATGCAGCCAGTATGTATGTGGCTCAACAGCATCAGGGTGGACCGGGACCGAAGCCGAATGGCGGTGGCAACAATTGGTATCAGCGCAAGATGGGACCTGCTATTCCAGGAGCTCCGGCTATACGAGGCATGCGCCCCAAGGCCCCGCCACGCCCCCAGCAGTTGCATTACTGCGAAGTGTGCAAGATTTCGTGCGCCGGTCCGCAAACATACCGCGAACATCTCGAGGGACAGAAGCACAAGAAACGCGAAGCCTCGCTGAAGATGTCGGCCAGTGCCACCAGTACCACTCAGAATCGAGGCAACAACTACCATTGCGAGCTGTGCGATGTGACTTGCACCGGAACGGATGCCTATGCCGCCCATGTGCGCGGTGCCAAGCACCAGAAGGTGGTGAAACTGCATCAGAAGCTGGGAAAACCGATTCCCTCCGATGAGCCAAAGAAACTGGGAAAGATCAATTTCGTACCAGCCGCGGGCGGAGCTGCAGGATCGTCGGGAGCTGCTGCCAAAGCTGATGGGGCGGCTAACGAAAGTGATGCAGCTGGAGATCTCGATGATGGTCTGGACGATTCGCTGGGCGAGAACCCGGACAACATAAAGCCAGTCGGCGGCGAATACATTGAGGAGGTCAAGGACGATGAGGGTAAGATCCTGAGCTTCAACTGCAAGCTCTGCGACTGCAAGTTCAACGACCCAAATGCCAAAGAGATGCACATGAAGGGACGTCGCCATCGCTTGCAGTACAAGCGCAAAGTACAGCCCGATTTGGTGGTTGATTTCAAGCCTACTCCTCGCCAGCGTCGTCTGGCCGAGGCCCGGGCCCAGCGTGCTCTCATGTCCTCCCATCGGGGCGGGGATGACCACGAGGGTGGCGGCAACTACTGGGACGAGCAGCGCAATCGCCAGTACAACGAGGAATATGACTACAATAATTGGATGTCGCGCAGCTTTGGAG GTGCCCAGCGCTTTGGTCGCATGGGTAATGGTCCGCCGCCGCACTTTGGCATGATGCCCGGCGGAAATGTACGTCGTCCGGAGAGCACCGACGACCGTCACGCCATTGCCCGTCATGCCGAAATCTATCCCAAGGAGGAGGAACTGCAGACAATCCAACGTATCGTTTCGCACACTGAACGTGCCCTCAAGCTGGTTTCGGATGCTTTGGCCGAGCAACCGAGCGAGGCCGGCCAGGCTGCTAAGAAGGAGAAGACCGACAAGCCGTCGGAGAAGGATGGACGCGACAACCAGATATTCTCGTTCCACAAGGACGCCGATAATGGCGGCAATGTGGTGCGCATCTTGAAGGGCGTGATGCGGGTGGGCTACTTGGCCAAGGGCCTGCTACTGCACGGCGACAATGCCGTGGAGCTGGTGGTATTGTGTGCCGAGAAGCCGACGGCTGGTTTGCTGCAGCGCGTCGCCAATGTGTTGCCCGACAAGCTGAAGGAGGTGGCAG CTTCTCTCTCTGCAGGATAA